The Myxococcota bacterium genomic sequence ATCGACGCGCCCGCGGGGATCATCGGGAAGACGTTGTCCTCCTTCACCACCTCGGCCACGACCACGCACGGGCCCGCGTCGTACTGGTGCGCCTCGCGCAGGATGCGATCCACGTCGGCGGGCCGGCGGATGCGCAGCCCCTTCACGCCGTAGGCCTGCGCGAGCTTCACGAAGTCGGGATTGCCTTCGAGGTCGGCACCCGACAGGCGGTTGTCGTAGAACATCTCCTGCCACTGCCGGATCATGCCGAGATAGTTGTTGTTGATGATGAGACACTTGACCGGCAGCTTGTGAATCGCCGCGGTCGCGAGCTCCGGGCAGGTCATCTGGAAGCCGCCGTCGCCGACGATCGCCCAGATCTTCTTCTTCGGGTTCCCGAACTGCGCGCCGATCGCCGACGGGAAGCCGAAGCCCATGGTCCCGGCGCCGCCGCTCGACAGCCAGTGCCGGTTCTGCCGCGCCAGACAGAACTGCGCCGCCCACATCTGGTGCTGGCCCACGTCGGTGGTCAGGATCGCGTCGCCGCGAGTCACTTCGTTCAAGCGGTCCAGCACGTGCTGCGCGCGCAGCCCGCCCTGCTTGGGATACTTCAGCGGGTACTGCTTGCGCCAGCGGTTGATCTGGGCCAGCCACTCCTTGGTGTCGGCGATCTCGACCTGGGGCACCAAGTCCTCGATCACGAGCCGCGCGTCGCCCAGGATCGTGACGTCGGGCTGGATGATCTTCCCGAACTCGGCCGGGTCGATGTCCACGTGGATCTTGACCGCGCGCGTGCAGAAGTCACTCACCCTGCCGGTGATGCGGTCGTCCCAGCGCGCGCCGATCGACATGATCAGGTCGCAGTCCGCCACCGCCTTGTTGGCGTAGGCGGTGCCGTGCATGCCGAGCATGCCCAGGTGCAGCGGGTGGGTCTCGTCGACCGCGCCCTTGCCGAGCAGCGTGTTCACCACGGGGGCGCGCAGCTTCTCGGCCAGCGCGGTGATCGCCTTGCCGGCGTCGGAGATGACCGCGCCCTGACCCACGTAGAGCACGGGGCGGCGTGAGTCGCGCAGATACCTCGCGGCGCGCGAGATGGCCTCCTCGTCGCCGCGGCTCGGCACCGT encodes the following:
- the ilvB gene encoding biosynthetic-type acetolactate synthase large subunit; this encodes MPQKIPTGGEKIIQCLEREGVQYIFGLSGGAAMPMFDALVDSKIKLILTRHEQGATHMADGYARSTGKPGVVLVTSGPGATNTVTGLLTAQMDSAPIIVLCGQTNAVNLGKDAFQEADVTGITYPVVKHSYLIKNPADIPRIIREAFHIATTGRPGPVLIDVPKDVGQGPCNAPFTDALDLPGYTVPSRGDEEAISRAARYLRDSRRPVLYVGQGAVISDAGKAITALAEKLRAPVVNTLLGKGAVDETHPLHLGMLGMHGTAYANKAVADCDLIMSIGARWDDRITGRVSDFCTRAVKIHVDIDPAEFGKIIQPDVTILGDARLVIEDLVPQVEIADTKEWLAQINRWRKQYPLKYPKQGGLRAQHVLDRLNEVTRGDAILTTDVGQHQMWAAQFCLARQNRHWLSSGGAGTMGFGFPSAIGAQFGNPKKKIWAIVGDGGFQMTCPELATAAIHKLPVKCLIINNNYLGMIRQWQEMFYDNRLSGADLEGNPDFVKLAQAYGVKGLRIRRPADVDRILREAHQYDAGPCVVVAEVVKEDNVFPMIPAGASIAEMLIEKPKHRLEKPTGST